The Pedobacter roseus genome contains a region encoding:
- the pnp gene encoding polyribonucleotide nucleotidyltransferase, producing MNVIKKSFDLGDGRIVEIETGKLAKQADGSVVVKMGDTMLLATVVSTVGAKPGTDFLPLSVDYQEKYAATGRIPGGFLRREARLSDYEVLISRLVDRALRPMFPSDYHSDTQVMISLISADKNIMPDCLAGLAASAALSVSDIPFNGPISEVRVAKIDGKLIINPKASELERATLEFMVAGSANDIGMVEGECDEIQEDEMVEALKFAHDAIKVQCAIQVELTEATGKTVKREYNHEDHDADLKAKVYADTYDKVYAVAKAGGNKDVRKEGFTAIINEFFEAMPEDTADLTKAMAKHYYHDVQYDAIRNLLLDEGIRLDGRKTTEIRPIWSEVGYLPAAHGSAVFTRGETQSLTSVTLGSKDDEQMIDGAFFNGYNKFLLHYNFPGFSTGEVRPNRGAGRREIGHGALAQRSLKKVLPQGEANPYTIRIVSDILESNGSSSMATVCAGTLALMDAGIKIKSPVSGIAMGLITDEKTGKYAILSDILGDEDHLGDMDFKVTGTEHGIVACQMDLKINGLSYEVLTKALLQAKEGRLHILNEMKKTISSPNEDYKPHAPRIVSLTIDKEFIGAIIGPGGKIIQEMQRETGASISIEEVDGKGIVEVFADNKAAIDAAVTRIRNIVAKPEIGEVYQGKVKSIMPFGAFVEVMPGKDGLLHISEISWERLETMDGVLKEGDKIEVKLLDIDKQGKMKLSRKVLLPRPEKPAAPQA from the coding sequence ATGAATGTAATAAAAAAATCGTTCGATTTGGGCGATGGCAGAATTGTAGAAATTGAAACTGGTAAATTGGCTAAACAAGCTGATGGTTCGGTTGTGGTAAAAATGGGCGATACGATGTTGTTAGCAACGGTAGTATCAACTGTTGGTGCTAAACCAGGTACTGATTTTTTACCTTTATCGGTTGATTATCAGGAAAAATATGCGGCTACAGGTCGTATTCCAGGAGGCTTTTTACGTCGTGAGGCAAGATTATCTGATTACGAGGTATTAATCTCTCGTTTAGTGGATAGAGCTTTACGCCCAATGTTCCCAAGTGATTATCACTCTGATACGCAGGTGATGATTTCTTTAATCTCTGCTGATAAAAATATAATGCCTGATTGTTTGGCAGGTTTAGCAGCATCAGCTGCATTATCGGTATCTGATATTCCTTTCAATGGTCCAATTTCTGAAGTACGTGTTGCTAAAATTGATGGTAAATTAATTATCAATCCTAAAGCCAGCGAATTAGAACGCGCAACTTTAGAGTTCATGGTTGCTGGTTCGGCCAACGATATAGGCATGGTTGAAGGTGAGTGCGACGAAATTCAGGAAGACGAAATGGTTGAAGCTTTAAAATTCGCACATGATGCAATTAAAGTTCAATGTGCCATTCAGGTTGAATTAACTGAAGCTACCGGCAAAACAGTTAAACGTGAATATAACCACGAAGACCACGATGCAGATTTAAAAGCTAAAGTTTATGCTGATACTTACGATAAAGTTTATGCGGTAGCGAAAGCTGGTGGTAATAAAGATGTTCGTAAAGAAGGTTTTACAGCTATTATTAACGAATTCTTCGAGGCAATGCCAGAAGATACTGCTGATTTAACCAAAGCAATGGCTAAACATTATTACCATGATGTTCAGTACGATGCCATCAGAAATTTATTGCTAGATGAAGGTATCCGTTTAGATGGTCGTAAGACTACAGAAATCCGCCCAATCTGGAGCGAAGTAGGTTATTTACCTGCTGCTCACGGTTCAGCTGTATTTACACGTGGCGAAACTCAATCTTTAACATCGGTTACTTTAGGTAGCAAAGATGATGAGCAAATGATTGATGGTGCTTTCTTTAATGGTTACAACAAATTCTTATTGCACTATAATTTCCCTGGTTTCTCAACTGGTGAGGTTAGACCAAACAGAGGCGCTGGCCGTCGTGAAATTGGCCACGGTGCTTTAGCACAACGTTCGTTGAAAAAAGTATTGCCTCAAGGTGAAGCAAATCCTTATACTATCCGTATCGTTTCTGATATTTTAGAATCTAACGGTTCATCATCAATGGCAACTGTTTGTGCTGGTACATTAGCATTAATGGATGCAGGTATTAAAATCAAATCGCCGGTTTCTGGTATCGCAATGGGTTTAATTACTGATGAGAAAACTGGTAAATACGCAATCCTTTCTGATATTTTAGGTGATGAAGATCATTTAGGTGATATGGACTTTAAAGTAACTGGTACTGAACATGGTATTGTTGCTTGTCAAATGGACTTAAAAATCAATGGTTTATCATACGAGGTTTTAACTAAAGCTTTATTACAGGCTAAAGAAGGTCGTTTGCACATCTTAAACGAGATGAAGAAAACCATTAGCTCGCCTAATGAAGATTACAAACCACACGCTCCACGTATCGTATCTTTAACTATCGATAAAGAATTTATCGGTGCCATTATCGGCCCTGGAGGTAAAATTATACAAGAAATGCAACGCGAAACCGGTGCTTCAATCTCTATCGAAGAAGTTGATGGTAAAGGTATCGTAGAGGTATTTGCTGATAACAAAGCAGCTATTGATGCAGCGGTCACCCGTATCCGTAACATTGTTGCTAAACCAGAAATTGGTGAAGTTTATCAGGGTAAAGTAAAATCAATTATGCCGTTTGGTGCATTTGTTGAGGTTATGCCAGGTAAAGATGGTTTATTACACATCTCTGAAATTTCATGGGAACGTTTAGAAACCATGGATGGTGTATTAAAAGAAGGTGATAAAATCGAGGTTAAATTATTAGACATCGATAAACAAGGTAAAATGAAACTTTCTCGCAAAGTTTTATTGCCAAGACCAGAAAAACCAGCTGCGCCACAAGCATAG
- a CDS encoding TonB-dependent receptor, translated as MLKFRLILFLLIAGCSFAVAQPLVRVSGIVYSDEKLPLSQVTVIVLGQAQSTVTDEFGVYTIYSKSKTFSIKYSLLGYQPQTIKFNERSGARIVKQVNLVANINELEQVNITNKQNQLSNTTTINIADVSSMPLVSGNFETMLKTLPGVSTNNELSAQYSVRGGNFDENLIYINDVEINRPVLIRNGQQEGLSFINSDLVSKAKFSAGGFEAKYGDKLSSILDIKYDKPDSNQTTFSTSLLNTSLTTKKIFKNSFLLAGLRYKNNSSVLIKQDEKGSYNPNFADAQLLYQYDFSPKFNISYFGSFNLGQFKLVPTNRETQFGTLSTTLRLNVDYTGQEIDDYQTLGSAITATYSPKPNLVIKFINSYFNTIERERFDINGSYIFDEVDNSFPGENFGPVSKNRGIGSYYNYGRNSLNTQVFASEIKVDQNFDNHVFSWGLKFDKSSYNDQLNEYNYTDSAGFILPNNAKNIVLQNVINVKNNIDIRNYSAYIQDSYSLSSSAELQLGARATYSSLSKQLLISPRMLIAYRPNSNNKILRFSAGVYKQPPSYRTIRDFSGELNINQKAQSSYNTSLGYEYAFDAFGTRLKFTSEAYFKYSDRLIPYKIDNLRIKYLANEVSRGYAYGADFSIGGEFVKDLVSYFRMSVMHANEDIIGDSYVENGVTVYPGYLKRPTDQRLNFSIFFQDKLLNSPTYKVHLNALYGSKLPIGPSQTPRYLDKFFIPSYKRVDIGFSKDFLDDAALHKPKFLDKNFSSVILFFEVFNMLNINNTVSYLWLKDVDNVQYAIPNYLTGRQFNLKLIVKLKN; from the coding sequence ATGCTCAAATTTCGGCTAATCCTGTTTTTATTAATTGCTGGTTGCAGTTTTGCTGTGGCTCAGCCTTTAGTTAGGGTTTCGGGCATTGTTTATAGTGATGAAAAATTGCCCCTTTCACAGGTTACCGTTATTGTTTTAGGTCAGGCGCAATCAACCGTTACAGATGAATTTGGCGTTTATACCATTTATTCAAAATCGAAAACATTTAGCATAAAATATTCGCTTTTGGGTTACCAGCCACAAACCATTAAATTTAATGAGCGTTCGGGTGCGCGGATTGTTAAACAAGTAAACTTAGTCGCTAATATTAATGAGCTGGAGCAGGTAAACATTACCAATAAACAGAACCAGTTAAGTAATACCACAACAATCAATATTGCCGATGTATCCTCCATGCCATTGGTTTCAGGAAATTTCGAAACCATGCTCAAAACCCTTCCAGGAGTATCAACCAATAACGAATTAAGTGCGCAGTATAGCGTTAGGGGTGGTAATTTTGATGAAAATCTGATTTATATCAACGATGTAGAAATTAACCGTCCGGTACTAATCCGTAACGGGCAGCAGGAGGGACTCAGCTTTATCAATTCAGATCTGGTAAGTAAGGCCAAATTCTCAGCCGGAGGTTTCGAAGCAAAATATGGCGATAAACTTTCTTCTATTTTAGATATTAAATATGATAAACCCGATAGTAACCAAACTACTTTCAGCACAAGCCTTTTAAATACCTCATTAACCACTAAAAAAATATTTAAAAACAGTTTTTTACTGGCTGGTTTACGTTATAAAAATAATTCGAGTGTGCTCATTAAACAAGATGAAAAGGGGAGTTATAACCCCAATTTTGCCGATGCACAACTTCTGTATCAATACGATTTTTCGCCAAAATTCAATATCAGTTATTTTGGTAGTTTTAATCTTGGTCAGTTTAAATTGGTACCCACCAACAGGGAAACACAATTTGGAACTTTAAGCACTACCTTAAGGTTAAATGTAGATTATACCGGACAGGAAATTGATGATTACCAAACCTTAGGTAGCGCTATTACTGCAACATACTCGCCAAAACCAAATTTGGTCATCAAGTTTATCAATAGCTATTTTAATACCATTGAAAGGGAACGTTTTGATATCAACGGAAGTTATATTTTTGATGAAGTGGATAATAGCTTTCCCGGAGAGAATTTTGGACCTGTAAGTAAAAACAGAGGAATTGGCAGTTATTATAATTATGGTAGAAACAGCTTGAATACCCAGGTATTTGCCTCAGAAATAAAGGTAGATCAGAATTTTGATAACCACGTTTTTTCCTGGGGCTTAAAATTCGATAAATCCAGTTACAACGATCAGTTAAACGAGTATAATTATACCGATTCTGCAGGATTTATTTTACCTAATAACGCTAAAAATATTGTATTACAGAACGTAATCAATGTAAAAAACAATATTGATATCAGAAATTATAGCGCTTACATCCAGGATAGTTATTCGCTTTCGAGTTCGGCAGAATTACAGTTAGGTGCACGGGCAACTTATAGTTCTTTAAGTAAACAACTGTTAATCAGCCCAAGGATGTTGATTGCCTACAGACCAAATTCGAATAATAAGATATTGAGGTTTTCTGCCGGAGTATACAAACAACCACCATCATACCGCACCATACGCGATTTTTCCGGGGAATTAAATATCAATCAGAAGGCCCAAAGTTCTTATAATACCTCATTGGGTTATGAATATGCTTTTGATGCTTTCGGCACGAGGCTGAAGTTTACTTCTGAAGCCTATTTTAAATATTCAGACAGGTTAATTCCTTATAAAATTGACAACCTCAGGATAAAATATCTCGCTAATGAAGTATCACGTGGTTACGCCTATGGAGCCGATTTTAGCATAGGCGGCGAATTTGTAAAGGATCTGGTTTCCTATTTCAGGATGTCGGTAATGCACGCCAATGAAGATATAATCGGTGATAGTTATGTTGAAAACGGCGTAACGGTTTACCCCGGTTATTTAAAACGGCCAACCGATCAGCGCTTAAATTTTTCTATATTTTTTCAGGATAAATTGCTCAATAGTCCGACTTATAAGGTGCACTTAAATGCCCTTTACGGTTCAAAGTTGCCAATTGGTCCATCACAAACACCGCGATATTTAGATAAGTTTTTTATTCCGTCTTATAAACGTGTAGATATCGGTTTTTCAAAGGATTTTCTTGATGATGCAGCTTTGCATAAACCCAAATTTCTCGATAAAAATTTCAGTTCGGTTATTTTGTTTTTCGAGGTTTTTAATATGTTGAATATTAATAATACCGTTTCTTACCTCTGGCTAAAAGATGTAGATAATGTACAGTATGCCATCCCAAATTATTTAACCGGCCGGCAGTTTAATTTAAAGTTGATTGTGAAATTGAAAAACTAA
- a CDS encoding SAM hydrolase/SAM-dependent halogenase family protein has translation MGIITLTTDLGLKDFYQSALKGSLLSLMPNVNLVDITHEVPSFNISYAAFVLKNAYPYFPKNTVHLIGIDSVYSENTKYIAVKHRDHYFVGADNGIFSLLFDDVPEDVVELNIMQDLKYLHFPLVDIFVKAATHLAKGGKLKEIGLPVAEIEQKMLLHPVIERDVIRGSVVYIDTFCNVITNITKDLFTKIQKNRDFTLHFRKSETITQLSWHYNEVQEGEKLCLFGISNHLEIAINKGKASGLLGLHLGDIVRVEFHS, from the coding sequence ATGGGGATAATTACTTTAACAACAGATTTAGGTTTGAAAGATTTTTACCAGAGTGCTCTAAAAGGTAGTCTGTTGAGTCTTATGCCTAATGTTAATTTAGTCGATATTACCCATGAAGTTCCTTCTTTCAATATCTCTTACGCGGCTTTCGTTTTAAAAAACGCTTATCCATATTTCCCGAAGAATACGGTACACTTGATAGGGATTGATTCTGTATATAGCGAAAATACCAAGTATATTGCCGTGAAGCACCGTGATCATTATTTTGTTGGTGCAGATAATGGTATTTTCTCGCTTCTGTTTGATGATGTTCCTGAGGATGTAGTAGAACTGAACATTATGCAGGATTTGAAATACCTGCACTTCCCATTGGTTGATATTTTTGTTAAAGCGGCTACACACCTGGCTAAAGGAGGCAAACTGAAAGAGATTGGTTTACCTGTAGCAGAGATTGAGCAAAAGATGCTTTTACACCCTGTAATTGAGCGGGATGTGATCCGCGGAAGTGTGGTGTACATTGATACCTTTTGCAACGTAATTACCAATATTACCAAGGATCTTTTCACCAAAATTCAGAAAAACCGCGATTTTACTTTACACTTCAGAAAAAGCGAAACCATTACTCAACTGAGCTGGCATTACAATGAAGTGCAGGAAGGTGAAAAACTTTGCCTGTTTGGCATTAGTAACCACCTCGAAATTGCCATTAATAAAGGAAAAGCGAGTGGATTATTAGGCTTGCATCTTGGTGATATTGTGAGGGTTGAGTTTCATTCTTAA
- the rpsO gene encoding 30S ribosomal protein S15, translated as MYLSPEKKAEIFKQHGEVETNTGSAEGQVALFTYRIAHLTEHLKKNRKDFSTQLSLQKLVGKRRGILAYLYKKDIERYRAIIKALSLRDIIKQK; from the coding sequence ATGTATTTAAGTCCAGAAAAGAAAGCCGAAATCTTTAAACAACACGGCGAAGTAGAAACCAACACTGGTTCTGCAGAAGGTCAAGTAGCGTTATTTACATACCGTATTGCGCACTTAACAGAACACTTAAAGAAAAACCGTAAGGATTTTTCTACTCAGTTGTCACTTCAAAAATTGGTAGGTAAACGCCGCGGTATTTTGGCTTACCTATACAAAAAAGATATTGAGCGCTACCGTGCTATCATCAAAGCTTTATCGCTTCGTGATATCATTAAACAAAAATAA
- a CDS encoding D-2-hydroxyacid dehydrogenase yields MIKILANDGIDPIGKELLEKAGFQVDTETIPQDKLAEALKNYDAITVRSATKVRKELIDAVPNIKLIGRGGVGMDNIDVEYARSQGVAVVNTPAASSLSVAELVFSHLFTGIRFLQDANRKMPVEGATQFNNLKKAYAKGTELSGKTIGIIGFGRIGRATAKVALGLGMNVLAYDLYPSESEITLEFQGGKSVSIPVKTVSLDDVITGSDFFSLHTPFADKPILGAEEFAKMKNGVGIVNCSRGGTIDEVALIEALNSGKVSFAGLDVFDNEPTPLAEILTHPKISLTPHIGASTNEAQERIGTELATLIIEHFKK; encoded by the coding sequence ATGATTAAGATATTAGCAAACGATGGGATTGATCCGATCGGAAAAGAATTATTAGAAAAAGCAGGTTTCCAGGTTGATACAGAAACCATTCCGCAAGATAAATTAGCCGAAGCATTAAAAAACTATGATGCCATTACCGTGCGTAGTGCAACAAAAGTTAGAAAAGAATTAATTGATGCTGTACCCAATATCAAATTAATTGGCAGAGGTGGAGTAGGTATGGATAATATTGATGTAGAATATGCCCGCAGTCAGGGTGTTGCAGTGGTAAATACACCAGCAGCATCTTCACTATCTGTAGCCGAGTTGGTGTTTTCTCATTTATTTACCGGTATCAGGTTTTTACAGGACGCTAACCGTAAAATGCCTGTTGAAGGTGCTACTCAATTTAACAACCTTAAAAAAGCTTATGCTAAAGGAACCGAATTAAGTGGTAAAACCATTGGTATTATAGGTTTTGGCCGTATTGGCCGTGCAACTGCAAAAGTGGCTTTAGGTTTAGGTATGAATGTATTAGCTTACGATTTATATCCATCAGAATCTGAAATTACTTTAGAATTCCAGGGTGGTAAATCGGTGAGTATTCCAGTTAAAACGGTTTCACTTGATGACGTAATTACAGGAAGTGATTTCTTTAGTTTACATACGCCATTTGCGGATAAACCGATTTTAGGCGCAGAAGAATTTGCTAAAATGAAAAATGGGGTAGGTATTGTAAACTGCTCACGCGGTGGAACAATTGATGAAGTTGCTTTAATTGAAGCTTTAAACTCTGGTAAAGTTTCTTTTGCAGGTTTAGATGTTTTCGATAACGAACCTACACCATTGGCCGAAATTTTAACACATCCTAAAATCTCCTTAACACCACACATTGGTGCATCAACCAACGAAGCACAAGAACGTATTGGTACGGAATTGGCTACTTTGATTATTGAGCATTTTAAGAAATAA
- the rpe gene encoding ribulose-phosphate 3-epimerase, with product MKYIIAPSILSADFGNLQRDIEMINKSEADWFHVDVMDGVFVPNISFGFPVMAAVKKHATKPLDVHLMIVEPDKYIEDFAKAGADRITVHYEACTHLHRTIQLIKASGCKAGVALNPHTPVTLLQDVIEDLDLVLIMSVNPGFGGQAFIHNTYKKIKDLKGLIQGVNENLVIEVDGGVGLQNIATLVSAGANAFVAGNAIFATDNPTETITKMKQLTSSISI from the coding sequence ATGAAATACATCATTGCCCCATCCATACTTTCTGCCGATTTTGGCAACTTACAACGCGATATTGAAATGATTAACAAAAGTGAGGCCGATTGGTTTCATGTTGATGTGATGGATGGTGTGTTTGTCCCGAATATTTCTTTTGGCTTCCCGGTAATGGCTGCTGTAAAAAAGCATGCTACCAAACCATTGGATGTACATTTAATGATTGTAGAACCTGATAAATACATTGAGGATTTTGCTAAAGCAGGGGCAGACCGGATCACCGTACATTACGAGGCCTGTACACATTTGCACAGAACTATCCAGTTGATCAAGGCATCTGGTTGTAAAGCAGGTGTTGCTTTAAACCCTCATACTCCTGTAACCTTACTGCAGGATGTGATTGAAGATCTGGACCTGGTATTGATTATGTCGGTTAATCCGGGTTTTGGTGGACAAGCGTTTATCCATAATACCTACAAGAAAATTAAAGATTTAAAAGGCTTAATTCAAGGTGTAAACGAAAATTTGGTTATTGAAGTAGATGGTGGTGTGGGTTTACAAAATATTGCTACATTAGTATCAGCAGGTGCCAATGCTTTCGTGGCCGGAAATGCGATTTTTGCAACAGATAATCCAACGGAAACGATTACTAAGATGAAACAGTTAACCAGTAGTATAAGCATTTAA
- a CDS encoding acyl-CoA thioesterase: MEKNQYSIFESELRVRPDDIDMFNHVHNSKYLDYVLAARYEQMEKFYGMPWEHFTKQDLGWVVSHVDINFKRPLLMNDLMLIRTGILNMNDKGCSVQFEIINQKTGKVASDGIFDYVLIDLNTSRGTKVTEEMIKAYSI, encoded by the coding sequence TTGGAAAAGAATCAATATAGCATTTTCGAAAGCGAATTACGTGTCCGTCCCGATGATATCGATATGTTTAACCACGTACACAACAGTAAATATCTGGATTATGTATTGGCGGCTCGTTATGAGCAGATGGAAAAGTTTTACGGTATGCCCTGGGAGCACTTTACCAAACAGGATTTAGGCTGGGTGGTAAGCCATGTTGATATCAATTTTAAACGCCCATTATTAATGAACGATTTAATGCTGATTAGAACAGGGATTCTGAACATGAACGATAAAGGTTGTTCAGTACAATTCGAAATCATCAATCAAAAAACAGGAAAAGTAGCTTCAGATGGCATTTTTGATTACGTACTGATTGATTTAAATACTAGCAGAGGTACAAAAGTTACCGAAGAAATGATTAAAGCCTATAGCATTTAG
- the serC gene encoding 3-phosphoserine/phosphohydroxythreonine transaminase: MKHNFGAGPCILPQEVFKQAAQAVLDFNDGLSILEISHRTTEFEAVVAEADKLVKELLNVPSGYSVLFLQGGASLQFAMVPMNLLGDAQTASYLDTGVWATKALKEAKLIGNVNVVASSKDANYTFIPKDFEIPADSAYFHYTSNNTIYGTELFEVPKTGVPVVCDMSSDIMSRVIDVSQFDLIYAGAQKNVGPAGLTIAIVKDEILGKIDRKIPSMLNYQSHIDNGSMYNTPPVFSIYVALLNLRWLKSKGGVAEIEKENKQKAEALYREIDRNPLFKGTCAVEDRSRMNVCFVMENAELEKPFLKYAEEQGIVGIKGHRSVGGFRASMYNALPITSVHALVEAMQIFEEQQAKAN, from the coding sequence ATGAAGCATAATTTTGGCGCAGGCCCTTGTATTTTACCTCAAGAAGTGTTTAAACAAGCAGCTCAGGCTGTTTTAGATTTTAACGATGGATTATCAATTTTAGAAATTTCGCACAGAACAACCGAATTTGAGGCAGTTGTTGCTGAAGCTGATAAGTTGGTAAAAGAATTATTAAATGTGCCATCCGGTTATTCCGTTTTATTTTTACAGGGTGGAGCAAGTTTACAGTTTGCAATGGTACCAATGAACTTATTGGGCGATGCACAAACAGCAAGTTATCTGGATACAGGTGTTTGGGCAACCAAAGCGTTAAAAGAAGCTAAATTGATCGGTAATGTAAACGTGGTAGCTTCCTCAAAAGATGCAAACTATACCTTCATTCCAAAGGATTTCGAAATCCCGGCTGATAGTGCTTATTTCCACTATACATCAAACAACACCATTTACGGTACTGAGCTTTTCGAAGTGCCTAAAACCGGTGTTCCTGTAGTTTGCGACATGTCATCAGATATCATGAGCCGTGTAATTGATGTTTCTCAGTTCGATTTAATTTATGCCGGAGCACAAAAAAATGTTGGTCCTGCAGGTTTAACCATTGCTATAGTTAAAGATGAAATTTTAGGTAAAATTGACCGCAAAATTCCATCGATGTTAAACTATCAATCGCATATCGATAATGGATCGATGTATAACACACCTCCGGTTTTCTCTATTTATGTTGCATTATTAAACCTTCGTTGGTTAAAATCAAAAGGTGGTGTTGCTGAAATTGAAAAAGAAAACAAACAAAAAGCTGAGGCACTTTACAGAGAGATTGATCGCAACCCATTATTTAAAGGAACATGCGCTGTTGAAGACCGCTCCAGAATGAATGTATGTTTCGTAATGGAAAATGCAGAATTGGAAAAACCATTTTTAAAATATGCAGAAGAACAAGGTATTGTGGGTATTAAAGGACATAGAAGTGTTGGTGGTTTCCGTGCTTCGATGTATAATGCCCTTCCAATTACTAGTGTACATGCTTTGGTAGAGGCTATGCAGATATTTGAAGAACAACAAGCAAAAGCAAATTAA
- a CDS encoding PhoH family protein, whose translation MNELKLTLDTVNPAHFWGPNNENYEMIKGAFAKLKLVARGSDVKVLGDEQELKAFEEKFNQLIAHLEKYSSLSNNDVETILGAKAAGVAKKDVEQPTGGGGEVIVFGTNGLLVKARTANQRKMVSSIAKNDILFAIGPAGTGKTYTAVALAVRALKNKEIKRIILTRPAVEAGENLGFLPGDLKEKIDPYLRPLYDALDDMIPAEKLKFYIENRTIEIAPLAFMRGRTLDNCFVILDEAQNATDMQLKMFLTRMGPTAKFIVTGDVTQIDLPKKQMSGLFNGLRILEDIKGIDIIYLSGEDVVRHKLVKDILKAYGDIQ comes from the coding sequence TTGAACGAATTAAAATTAACCCTGGATACCGTAAATCCTGCTCACTTTTGGGGGCCGAACAATGAGAATTACGAAATGATTAAAGGTGCTTTCGCAAAGTTAAAACTGGTGGCGAGAGGTAGTGATGTTAAGGTTCTCGGTGATGAACAGGAACTTAAGGCATTCGAAGAGAAGTTTAACCAGCTGATTGCGCACCTCGAAAAATATAGCTCACTAAGCAATAATGATGTAGAAACCATACTGGGTGCAAAGGCAGCCGGTGTTGCAAAAAAAGATGTAGAACAACCAACAGGCGGTGGCGGAGAAGTAATTGTTTTCGGTACCAACGGCTTATTGGTAAAAGCAAGAACCGCAAATCAGCGTAAAATGGTAAGCAGTATTGCCAAGAATGACATCCTTTTTGCTATTGGTCCAGCCGGAACAGGTAAAACCTACACCGCAGTTGCTTTAGCGGTTAGAGCTTTAAAGAATAAAGAAATTAAAAGGATCATTTTAACGCGCCCGGCTGTTGAAGCAGGGGAGAACCTGGGTTTCTTGCCAGGAGATTTAAAAGAAAAAATCGATCCCTATTTGCGTCCGCTTTACGATGCGCTGGATGATATGATCCCTGCAGAAAAATTAAAATTCTATATCGAAAACCGTACAATTGAAATTGCTCCATTGGCATTTATGCGTGGCCGTACTTTAGATAACTGCTTTGTGATTTTAGATGAGGCTCAAAATGCGACTGATATGCAGTTAAAAATGTTTTTAACGCGTATGGGCCCAACGGCAAAATTTATTGTTACAGGTGACGTTACACAGATCGATTTACCTAAAAAACAAATGTCTGGTTTATTTAACGGCTTAAGGATTTTAGAAGATATTAAAGGTATAGATATTATCTATTTAAGTGGAGAAGATGTGGTAAGGCATAAACTGGTAAAAGATATCCTGAAAGCTTACGGTGATATTCAGTAA
- a CDS encoding DUF6036 family nucleotidyltransferase — protein sequence MDVFDDEILKLWRSLLKNKVMFIMIGGVATNLHGFHRTTDDIDIWIKDNLENRKNLRNAFKEYGLGDFEALETIQFIPGWTDFYLDNSLRMDIMTSVKGLEDFGFDKCLEYASIATIYELEIPFLHINQLIDSKKAANRPKDQIDIIELENIKKLRNN from the coding sequence ATGGATGTTTTTGATGATGAAATACTAAAGTTGTGGCGTTCCCTCTTGAAAAACAAGGTAATGTTTATCATGATAGGTGGAGTGGCAACAAATCTGCATGGATTTCATCGGACAACCGATGATATTGATATCTGGATAAAAGATAACCTCGAAAACAGAAAAAACTTGAGAAATGCTTTTAAAGAATATGGCCTTGGAGATTTTGAAGCCCTGGAAACTATTCAATTTATCCCAGGCTGGACAGATTTCTATCTTGATAACAGTTTGCGAATGGATATCATGACCTCAGTAAAAGGATTAGAGGATTTTGGTTTTGATAAATGCTTAGAATATGCCTCTATTGCAACAATTTACGAACTGGAAATACCGTTCCTACATATTAATCAACTAATCGATTCAAAAAAGGCAGCTAATCGACCGAAAGATCAGATTGATATCATTGAACTGGAAAATATTAAGAAACTAAGAAATAATTAA